The DNA window GTTTAGAAAGATTGTACGAAATAATGAGACAAATTGTAATCtgtgtttaaaataaaaacgcgaaagtttgttttatttaacaccatttaaaaataatggTGATGTAggaatattttatcaaataaaaaatggtactattatttttaaaccgGAGAagtaatattttatcatattataaaaatatcaatattaatataatatattatttttaatcttaacttatttaataatataattaaatgttattaattttttacataaaaatattagataaagtatatataataattaatctatttaacaatttaataacttaaaattgaaagatttatgaaaataataataataaataataatgaaaaaaagtCGTCTCAccaataaataaaagtaaagttaagtttaattattattctaaaatttattgTGGGAAcgaatacttttttttaatctcacttaaatttttaattttgttttattttaaatttttttttattttaataatttatattaactcaAATTCTAATTTTCTGAAGTAAAGATATACGCAAATTTTGACcataatatttctaaaatagTCAAACAATGctttgacttttaaatttttatcatcgattaaataatcaaaatcggATAGTAtgttgtttaaaataaaaagcattctagtttttttttaataatcccacaacattaattttagaaattgtattacttaattaaactataattatGTACCTTAATAggaattttattcaaaaaattaatataaataaacatttattttatccaaatacaaaattataaaataaattaagaatactaatatatattataaatttaatttaacgttatcatgtttaaaattattaatttacattaaatatttaatctttaaaataatttttccaaaATAGTTGTAGATCaaatttcattattatattccaataaataaataaattattaagttacaaaatttaaaaatttaaaatatatttttggcacaaaagatattattatttttaataatttaaataatacttataCAATGATGCTGATACTTTTACgataaattttttttcgttATTATGCAGCAGTAGTCATCAAGTGACTGTAAAATTACAAgtcttttatttcttctttcatgttttcttattttatagaCTTATAGATCTTTAACAAATAGCTGGATTTACAATAAATTAGATTtggtttagatttaattaggatttgtttcctccTAGTCCTAATCATTATAGGATTTGTATTCATAATTGTTTCTATAAAAACTTCACAGCACTCTCTTTCTTTAAGTTTGTATACCTACACATCAAGAAACTTCACACTACAGCATCTACCATCATCATCCCGTCGCCGTCATCGTCATCATCATCGTCATATTTTCCGGCTGTTCTTTTAGTTAGAAACTATGGCCGCTCCTAAACCTATCCTACAGAATGTCGTATCAACCATCAAATTAGATTGCAAGTTAGACCTTAAACGTATAGCCCTTTCATCTCGCAATTCTGAGTACAATCCGAAACGCTTCTCGGCTGTGATTATGCGTATCAGAGAGCCGAAAACCACCGCATTGATCTTTTCAAACGGGAAGTTGATCTGCACCGGTGCGAAGACTATAGCAGACTCTAAACTAGCTGCAAGAAAATACGCAAGAATTATACGGAAGTTAGGGTTTCCTACCAAGTTTCAAGATTTCAAGATTCAGAACATAGTTGCATCCTGTGACACCAAAAGTTCTATTTCTCTTGAGAGATTTGCGTTCAGCGAGCACGCTCgttacgcgaggtacgatcctGAGTCCTTTCCGGGCatgatttatcgatttaagggaTCGAATATTGTTATTCTGATATTCGTATCGGGAAAGATAGTTATTGCCGGTGCCAAGAAGGAAGAAGATGCCTATGCTGCGTTTGATAACCTTTATCCTGTTCTTACTGAGTATATGAAGAAGTAATCACAGTACTAGAGAAGGGTTTTTGTATATTCTAGAATTGATCATTTAACTATGAATAATGCTGTTGACATTATATGTATGTGGGGATTTTGAACGAATTTAATTGGATGATTCTTGAAAATAAGGTATAATTGCAAATGTTTCTTGATTCTTTATGTTGCTTTT is part of the Mercurialis annua linkage group LG3, ddMerAnnu1.2, whole genome shotgun sequence genome and encodes:
- the LOC126671514 gene encoding TATA-box-binding protein 2-like, with the protein product MAAPKPILQNVVSTIKLDCKLDLKRIALSSRNSEYNPKRFSAVIMRIREPKTTALIFSNGKLICTGAKTIADSKLAARKYARIIRKLGFPTKFQDFKIQNIVASCDTKSSISLERFAFSEHARYARYDPESFPGMIYRFKGSNIVILIFVSGKIVIAGAKKEEDAYAAFDNLYPVLTEYMKK